The following are encoded in a window of Lampris incognitus isolate fLamInc1 chromosome 15, fLamInc1.hap2, whole genome shotgun sequence genomic DNA:
- the LOC130125277 gene encoding cytochrome c oxidase subunit 7A2, mitochondrial has product MYRHLSALQQVSRRTIASTARRQVENKVPQKQKLFQEDNGIPIHLKGGTGDALLYRATMILTVLGTGYVLYELAKAAFPQKK; this is encoded by the exons ATGTACAGGCATTTATCT GCGCTCCAGCAGGTGTCGCGGCGGACGATCGCCAGCACCGCCCGCCGGCAGGTGGAGAACAAGGTCCCCCAGAAACAGAAGCTGTTCCAG GAGGACAATGGGATACCAATCCACCTAAAAGGAGGCACCGGGGACGCCCTGTTGTACAGAGCCACAATGATCCTCACAGTTCTGG GGACGGGTTATGTTTTGTACGAGCTGGCCAAGGCAGCGTTTCCCCAGAAGAAGTAG
- the LOC130125564 gene encoding cell cycle control protein 50A-like, translating into MESTYNAKDEDGHVSVSGPGDGSMKNRKPDNTAFKQQRLPAWQPVLTAGTVLPAFFFIGLLFIPVGIGLYVTSNNIREFEIDYTGIDMSSPCFNCSQNVSWNSTRPCSCSLPFHLDHPFESNVFMYYGLSNFYQNHRRYVKSRDDSQLNGDGESLLNPSKECEPYARNDNKPIAPCGAIANSMFNDTLEIFYIDPNGTKVLIPMMKRDIAWWTDKHVKFRNPGGNNQNVTAVFQGTTKPLNWHKPVYELDPDPENNGFINEDFIVWMRTAALPTFRKLYRIIQKKNNLVPTLPRGNYTLEVTYNYPVRSFEGRKRMILSTISWMGGKNPFLGIAYITVGSVCFFLGVVLLIIHHKYGSRSNSADIPN; encoded by the exons ATGGAGTCCACTTACAACGCCAAAGACGAGGACGGACACGTGAGCGTGTCCGGGCCGGGCGACGGCTCTATGAAGAACAGGAAGCCCGACAACACCGCCTTCAAACAGCAGAGACTtccggcctggcagcctgtcctcaCCGCCGGCACCGTCCTGCCGGCCTTCTTCTTCATCGGCCTCCTCTTCATCCCCGTTGGCATCGGCCTCTACGTCACGTCCAACAACATCCGGGAGTTCGAG ATCGACTACACGGGGATCGACATGTCCAGTCCCTGCTTCAACTGCTCTCAGAATGTCAGCTGGAACAGCACCCGGCCTTGTAGCTGCTCTTTACCCTTCCACCTGGACCACCCATTTGAA AGCAACGTCTTCATGTATTATGGTTTGTCCAACTTCTACCAAAACCACCGGCGCTATGTGAAGTCCAGAGATGACAGCCAGCTTAACGGGGACGGCGAATCCCTCCTG AATCCCAGTAAGGAGTGTGAGCCATATGCGCGCAATGACAACAAGCCCATCGCCCCCTGTGGAGCCATCGCCAACAGCATGTTTAACG ACACACTGGAGATCTTTTATATTGATCCCAATGGCACCAAGGTCCTGATTCCTATGATGAAGAGGGACATCGCCTGGTGGACCGACAAGCACGTAAAATTCAGGAACCCTGGAGGGAACAACCAGAACGTCACGGCTGTTTTCCAAG GCACCACTAAGCCGCTGAACTGGCACAAGCCTGTGTATGAGCTGGACCCTGACCCCGAGAACAACGGCTTCATCAACGAGGACTTCATCGTGTGGATGAGGACCGCCGCTCTGCCCACCTTCCGCAAACTTTACCGCATCATCCAGAAGAAGAACAACCTGGTACCCACCCTGCCACGGGGCAACTACACCCTGGAAGTCACCTACA ATTACCCCGTCCGCAGCTTTGAGGGCCGGAAGCGCATGATACTGagcaccatctcctggatgggcGGGAAGAATCCCTTCCTGGGCATCGCCTACATCACCGTGGGCTCGGTCTGCTTCTTTCTGGGTGTGGTCCTGTTGATCATCCACCACAAATATGGCAGCCGGAGCAATAGTGCTGACATCCCGAACTAA